A stretch of Longibacter salinarum DNA encodes these proteins:
- a CDS encoding ATP-dependent helicase codes for MSNSVSAGRTPGLALDTRKLTPEQQAIVRHDDGPALVFAVAGAGKTTSMVHRIRRLVEDGAAANRILASSFSRSTVSDLESGLTALGIRGVQCRTLHSLGRTFIAQAERLGHRPRRLNNGEVDPASMARILAAKARTQLAMERSMDTSALGIPQSDLEDQISAWKTGLAYADLHQTDLPEDARDRASQAEHDNEDFLTLYRYAERLREQRGWVTFDDMLREGWEVLMCHEDVRTQAQGQFDYVLVDEFQDVSLVQSLLLDVLTEPHRNYMVIGDDDQCIYEWRGADPSFILNFGERYDADEYVISDNFRSTGQQTSLANAVIVQNERRHPKRLHPTRTFEGHTHVRACRGRVGQARELVREVQQHLRDGATHRDLVLLVRQYAQTPFIEQELIREQIPYRIVGNPPFYLRTQVQALLRHLFFAVLDRRVREEGWFQDSRRVRQYLDRFEKVMLEPNRYVSGTVLHNIKLRARRERTSVLDVLHSFRDDMHARTAKGVDDFLDVMDGLRGRLDEPAGETVEWLIDSMGYEGYIRRHSAFKETADDRIRTARSLVHFAKGLRSTQALLERVKQISFNRMEQGPGEESLEIRSIHRAKGGEWPVVFVPDCNDGTIPNLTGVEMETDEDDGSDAPPQTLMEGERRLFYVALTRAKNELYLFRDEGEPISPFLTDAEANDVLDACEHCRRVLHEGDAGLDTPSVARFCTAVVRLKIDRYLKERWSPAPEWLDGFHLRLQGIEDAIDSAREEVDTYERANEAYEATKTEKLDPINEDLAHLREKKFVLPAVEVPVAYNGESAEHWVDKPVRFDSDDGDMVVVAGSVTVGRVDFGRDSDGVAEEAVGPLSLDALRGDVTRASRSGETLYVSIDVGATRRRLEAERRRIMRELDPPPAPDEETRLLASEACASGLQRVSALIDDVARRLDASVTEEV; via the coding sequence ATGTCTAATTCCGTTTCCGCCGGCCGGACGCCGGGACTTGCCCTTGATACTCGGAAACTGACGCCGGAACAGCAGGCCATTGTTCGCCACGACGATGGTCCTGCCCTCGTTTTTGCCGTCGCGGGCGCGGGCAAAACCACATCGATGGTCCACCGGATTCGGCGTCTCGTCGAAGATGGCGCAGCGGCCAATCGGATTCTGGCAAGTTCGTTCAGCCGGTCGACGGTGTCAGATCTTGAATCGGGTCTCACAGCTCTTGGCATCAGGGGCGTGCAGTGCCGCACGCTTCATTCGCTCGGACGCACGTTTATTGCCCAGGCGGAGCGTCTCGGTCACCGACCTCGACGCCTGAATAACGGCGAGGTCGACCCGGCATCGATGGCACGGATTCTGGCTGCGAAGGCGCGCACGCAACTCGCGATGGAGCGGAGCATGGACACATCCGCTCTCGGCATTCCGCAGTCCGACCTCGAGGACCAGATCTCGGCGTGGAAAACAGGCCTCGCGTACGCCGACCTGCATCAGACCGACCTTCCGGAGGATGCACGCGACCGTGCCTCACAGGCTGAGCATGATAATGAAGACTTCCTGACCCTCTATCGGTACGCCGAACGTCTCCGGGAGCAGCGGGGCTGGGTCACGTTCGACGATATGCTGCGGGAAGGGTGGGAGGTTCTTATGTGCCATGAGGACGTGCGCACGCAGGCGCAAGGCCAGTTCGATTACGTTCTTGTGGATGAGTTTCAGGACGTGAGCCTCGTGCAGTCCCTGCTCCTCGATGTGCTCACGGAGCCGCACCGAAATTACATGGTGATCGGCGACGACGATCAGTGCATCTACGAATGGCGGGGTGCCGATCCGTCCTTCATTCTCAATTTCGGGGAGCGGTACGACGCGGACGAATACGTGATTTCGGACAACTTCCGCTCGACCGGTCAGCAGACAAGTCTCGCAAACGCTGTCATTGTCCAGAACGAGCGTCGTCACCCAAAGCGCCTTCACCCGACGCGTACGTTCGAGGGCCACACGCATGTGCGGGCCTGCCGTGGACGGGTTGGGCAGGCGCGAGAGCTCGTCCGGGAAGTGCAACAACATCTTCGCGACGGCGCGACGCACAGGGATCTCGTTCTGCTGGTGCGCCAGTACGCACAGACGCCATTCATCGAGCAGGAGCTGATCCGCGAGCAGATCCCGTATCGAATCGTAGGCAACCCGCCGTTCTATCTGCGCACCCAGGTTCAAGCGCTCCTGCGACACTTGTTTTTCGCCGTTCTCGATCGACGGGTTCGTGAGGAGGGGTGGTTTCAAGACAGTCGACGCGTCCGACAGTATCTGGATCGGTTCGAGAAGGTGATGCTGGAGCCGAATCGATATGTGTCCGGCACCGTCCTCCACAACATCAAGCTCCGAGCGCGACGGGAACGGACGTCCGTGCTGGATGTGTTGCACTCCTTCCGCGACGACATGCATGCGCGGACGGCAAAGGGTGTTGATGATTTTCTCGATGTCATGGATGGCCTGCGCGGGCGCCTTGATGAACCTGCCGGCGAGACCGTCGAGTGGCTCATCGATTCCATGGGGTACGAGGGATACATCCGGCGGCATAGCGCCTTCAAAGAAACGGCCGATGACCGCATCCGCACCGCGCGGTCGCTGGTTCATTTTGCGAAAGGACTACGTTCCACGCAGGCGTTGCTTGAGCGGGTCAAGCAGATCTCATTCAACCGGATGGAGCAGGGGCCCGGGGAGGAAAGCCTCGAAATACGGTCGATTCACCGGGCAAAGGGAGGCGAGTGGCCCGTGGTCTTCGTCCCGGACTGCAACGATGGAACGATTCCAAACCTGACGGGCGTCGAGATGGAGACGGACGAAGACGACGGTTCGGATGCTCCTCCGCAGACCCTGATGGAAGGGGAGCGGCGCCTCTTTTACGTTGCGCTGACCCGGGCGAAAAACGAATTGTACCTGTTTCGGGACGAAGGGGAGCCAATTTCTCCATTTCTCACCGACGCGGAGGCCAACGACGTTCTGGATGCGTGTGAGCACTGCCGGCGTGTCTTGCACGAAGGAGACGCTGGTCTCGACACGCCGTCCGTTGCTCGGTTTTGTACGGCTGTGGTTCGGCTAAAAATCGATCGGTACCTGAAGGAGCGGTGGAGCCCAGCGCCAGAATGGCTCGATGGGTTTCATCTGCGCCTCCAGGGGATCGAAGACGCGATCGATTCGGCCCGAGAGGAGGTCGATACGTACGAGCGGGCGAACGAAGCGTACGAGGCGACAAAGACGGAGAAACTCGATCCAATCAATGAGGACCTCGCCCACCTTCGAGAGAAAAAGTTCGTTCTTCCAGCCGTCGAGGTGCCGGTTGCTTACAACGGAGAAAGCGCAGAGCACTGGGTTGATAAGCCGGTTCGGTTCGACTCGGACGACGGCGACATGGTTGTTGTAGCAGGTTCCGTTACGGTTGGACGCGTGGACTTCGGTCGGGACTCGGATGGTGTCGCCGAAGAGGCGGTCGGACCGTTGAGTCTGGACGCTCTGCGTGGCGATGTGACACGGGCCTCTCGGTCGGGGGAGACGCTGTACGTTTCCATCGACGTAGGAGCGACGCGTCGTCGCCTGGAGGCGGAGCGCCGACGCATCATGCGCGAACTCGATCCGCCGCCTGCGCCCGACGAGGAGACGCGTCTGCTGGCGTCGGAGGCGTGTGCTTCTGGTTTGCAGCGCGTATCGGCTCTGATTGATGACGTCGCCCGGCGGCTTGACGCCTCGGTGACGGAGGAAGTGTAG
- a CDS encoding serine hydrolase domain-containing protein: MFRQLNDRAAIICLLVVVLAASVIGIPQATAQTAGRTLSVSESVADSLGEDDMHRYSVSLDAGQFVFGTANQESVDVVIEVIAPDSSTVVQIDMSGEGPEPFNFESEAKGVYELVVTPFEKDTGRYTLRLDGIEPIAETPEARVEQLAYRLTGDAPGLLVGVVRNGELTYSGAFGMADLTAEAPFTVDTPSNIGSVSKQFTAMAVLLLEHEGKLSLDDPVTKHLPEVKAFEDTVRIRHLLTHTSGYREIMNTAVMSGIRIEKGDFIDDDMTYEVIQRQPELQNSPGARWNYNNTGYQLLARIVAKVSGMSFPTYMNENVFQPLGMTNTLVRAPRSEIVPHAAQGYVMEDGEYREGFDLPASMGAGGMYTTLGDLAKWIDNFDTHELGGSEAYEKMTTPYVLASGDTTEYGLGLFVQKRHGLNVIQHGGSDLAHRAQLTYFPDLDAGFILMSNNAMVPGSLPQDVAEVFFGDAMELESDTAPADEATSDSSTFDPAEMTPQRFETFAGRYELDNVSGFVLTFTQEEGTFYVQATGQPKLEIVPVGPKEFDLIAVEARVEFRDVADGKAQALTLYQNGEQPASRIEAKPWEPAADSLAAYAGNYYSDELQTTYTMVVEDGVLVLTHARLDDIELRPTKEDRFSGTFPVTNIEFVRGDNGSIVGFDAGNGRTEGVHFERME, encoded by the coding sequence ATGTTTCGTCAATTGAATGATCGAGCGGCTATCATTTGCCTGCTCGTCGTCGTTCTTGCTGCCTCCGTGATCGGAATACCGCAGGCTACCGCCCAGACGGCGGGTCGCACTCTGTCTGTGTCGGAGAGCGTGGCCGATTCGCTTGGCGAGGATGACATGCATCGCTATTCGGTCTCTCTCGACGCCGGTCAATTCGTTTTTGGTACGGCCAATCAGGAATCGGTAGATGTCGTTATCGAAGTGATCGCTCCAGACAGTTCCACGGTGGTGCAGATCGACATGTCCGGCGAGGGGCCGGAGCCTTTCAATTTCGAGTCTGAGGCGAAAGGCGTGTATGAGCTGGTGGTGACGCCGTTCGAGAAGGACACGGGCCGTTACACGTTGCGTCTGGATGGCATCGAGCCGATTGCGGAGACGCCTGAAGCCCGCGTTGAGCAGTTGGCCTACCGGCTGACCGGCGATGCGCCCGGGCTGCTTGTCGGTGTTGTACGGAATGGCGAACTCACGTACAGCGGGGCGTTCGGGATGGCCGATCTAACAGCGGAGGCGCCTTTTACCGTCGATACACCCTCCAACATCGGCTCCGTCTCCAAGCAGTTCACCGCGATGGCTGTCCTCCTTTTGGAGCATGAGGGAAAGCTCTCGCTGGACGATCCTGTGACGAAGCACTTGCCGGAGGTCAAGGCCTTCGAAGACACGGTTCGAATTCGGCATCTGCTCACGCACACCAGCGGGTATCGTGAGATCATGAACACCGCCGTCATGTCGGGTATCCGAATCGAAAAAGGAGACTTCATCGACGACGATATGACGTACGAGGTGATACAGCGTCAGCCCGAGCTCCAAAATTCGCCGGGTGCGCGATGGAATTATAACAACACGGGATACCAGCTTCTGGCCAGGATTGTCGCGAAGGTGTCCGGCATGTCTTTCCCCACCTACATGAATGAGAATGTATTTCAGCCTCTGGGTATGACGAACACGCTCGTGCGGGCGCCCCGCTCGGAGATCGTGCCACATGCGGCCCAGGGCTACGTGATGGAGGATGGGGAGTATCGCGAAGGATTCGACCTGCCGGCGTCGATGGGGGCCGGAGGTATGTACACCACGCTTGGGGATCTCGCAAAATGGATCGACAATTTCGACACGCATGAACTCGGGGGATCGGAGGCTTACGAGAAGATGACGACCCCGTACGTGCTCGCGAGCGGTGACACGACGGAGTATGGGCTCGGCCTCTTCGTCCAGAAGAGGCACGGCCTCAACGTCATCCAGCACGGGGGCTCCGATCTCGCGCATCGCGCTCAACTCACGTACTTTCCCGATCTCGATGCCGGTTTTATTCTGATGTCGAATAATGCAATGGTACCGGGCTCGCTACCTCAGGATGTCGCGGAGGTCTTCTTCGGGGATGCCATGGAGTTGGAGTCGGACACCGCACCGGCTGATGAGGCTACGAGCGATTCCAGCACGTTCGACCCAGCCGAGATGACGCCCCAACGATTCGAAACGTTTGCGGGGCGATACGAACTGGACAATGTGTCCGGGTTCGTCCTCACGTTTACCCAGGAGGAGGGGACGTTCTACGTGCAGGCAACCGGTCAGCCGAAACTCGAAATCGTTCCCGTCGGCCCGAAAGAGTTTGATCTTATCGCTGTGGAAGCGCGCGTTGAATTCCGCGACGTGGCGGACGGGAAAGCTCAGGCGTTGACCCTGTATCAGAACGGCGAGCAGCCGGCATCCCGGATTGAAGCGAAGCCGTGGGAGCCGGCCGCCGACTCTCTTGCTGCGTACGCGGGCAACTATTACAGCGACGAACTACAGACCACCTACACGATGGTCGTCGAGGACGGCGTGCTTGTTCTGACTCATGCGCGCCTGGATGACATCGAATTGCGCCCAACAAAGGAAGATCGCTTCTCCGGCACGTTTCCCGTGACGAACATTGAGTTTGTTCGAGGAGACAACGGGTCCATCGTCGGGTTTGATGCCGGCAACGGTCGGACGGAGGGTGTTCACTTTGAGCGGATGGAATAA
- the glmS gene encoding glutamine--fructose-6-phosphate transaminase (isomerizing): MCGIVGYIGDQQAESILLTGLKRLEYRGYDSAGLAIVGDDGLVVEKRKGKVDELRSAVNGQPLRGTLGVGHTRWATHGPPTDENAHPHTSVTGEFALVHNGIIENHGVIRQRLSEKGYTFESDTDTEVLVHLIDDIRAETDLSLEEAIRQALTQVVGTYGIAVVSSVNDKLIAARKGSPLILGIGDGEYFIGSDAAPLVEHTRQVVYLSDGEIVTVSRSGYEVKTVENVPLEKEVHELEWDLGEIEKSGYDHFMLKEIMEQPTSLSDSMRGRLLPEDPRVVLGGLHTVWDQLVDADRIIIAACGTSWHSALVGEYLIESFARIPVEVEYASEFRYRNPILRDGDVVVVISQSGETADTLAAVREARKKGVLCLGICNVVGSTIARETDAGVYLHAGPEIGVASTKAFTAQVTVLAMIALKLAENRTLSTGEMAHNLHALASIPDKVDEVLDMNDEIREMASVYRYASNFLYLGRGYNFPVALEGALKLKEISYIHAEGYPAAEMKHGPIALIDRFMPVVFIAMKDSTYDKVVSNIEEVVARDGSVIAITDEGNGELDKLCEYVLRIPKTEEFLSPLLTVVPLQLLSYHIAVMRGCHVDQPRNLAKSVTVE, from the coding sequence ATGTGTGGAATTGTTGGATACATCGGTGATCAACAAGCCGAATCGATTTTATTGACCGGTCTCAAAAGACTCGAATACCGAGGATACGACTCGGCCGGTCTTGCCATCGTAGGAGATGACGGCTTGGTCGTCGAGAAGCGAAAGGGAAAGGTGGATGAGCTTCGATCCGCCGTCAACGGTCAACCGCTCAGAGGAACGCTTGGCGTCGGACACACGCGCTGGGCGACCCACGGACCGCCCACGGACGAAAACGCGCACCCTCATACAAGCGTGACGGGGGAGTTCGCCCTGGTTCACAACGGGATCATCGAGAATCACGGAGTCATCCGTCAACGGTTATCGGAGAAGGGATACACGTTCGAGAGCGATACCGACACCGAAGTTCTCGTTCACCTGATCGATGACATCCGCGCGGAGACCGATCTTTCGCTGGAAGAAGCCATCCGTCAGGCTTTGACACAGGTCGTCGGGACGTACGGAATTGCTGTCGTCTCAAGTGTCAACGACAAGCTGATTGCTGCTCGCAAGGGGAGCCCGCTCATCCTCGGCATTGGAGATGGTGAGTACTTTATCGGCTCCGATGCGGCGCCGTTGGTCGAGCACACGCGCCAGGTTGTCTACCTGAGCGACGGCGAAATCGTGACGGTGAGCCGCTCCGGGTACGAGGTGAAGACGGTCGAGAACGTCCCGCTGGAAAAAGAGGTGCATGAGCTGGAGTGGGATCTCGGTGAGATCGAGAAGAGCGGCTACGACCACTTCATGTTGAAGGAAATCATGGAGCAGCCGACCTCGCTGTCGGACTCGATGCGTGGACGTCTGCTTCCCGAGGACCCGCGAGTGGTTCTAGGCGGTCTGCACACCGTGTGGGATCAGCTTGTGGATGCGGATCGCATCATTATCGCGGCCTGTGGCACGTCCTGGCACTCCGCCCTCGTCGGCGAATATCTCATCGAGTCGTTTGCGCGAATCCCGGTCGAGGTCGAGTACGCCAGTGAGTTTCGGTATCGGAATCCCATTCTCCGCGACGGCGACGTGGTCGTCGTCATCTCCCAGAGTGGTGAAACGGCCGATACGCTGGCGGCCGTTCGAGAGGCGCGCAAAAAAGGCGTACTGTGCCTCGGCATCTGCAACGTCGTTGGCTCCACCATTGCACGCGAGACGGATGCCGGCGTCTACCTGCATGCCGGTCCCGAGATCGGCGTTGCATCGACCAAGGCATTCACCGCGCAGGTCACGGTCCTCGCCATGATCGCCCTCAAGCTTGCGGAAAATCGCACGCTGTCAACGGGAGAAATGGCGCACAACCTCCACGCGCTGGCATCCATTCCGGATAAGGTCGATGAGGTGCTCGACATGAACGACGAGATTCGGGAGATGGCGAGCGTCTACCGATACGCGTCGAACTTCCTGTACCTCGGTCGAGGCTATAACTTCCCGGTTGCACTCGAGGGAGCGTTGAAGCTCAAAGAGATTAGCTACATCCACGCCGAGGGATACCCCGCTGCGGAGATGAAGCACGGTCCGATCGCTCTCATTGACCGCTTTATGCCGGTCGTCTTTATTGCGATGAAGGACTCGACGTACGACAAAGTGGTATCGAACATCGAGGAGGTTGTCGCGCGCGACGGGTCAGTCATCGCGATTACGGACGAGGGAAATGGCGAACTCGACAAACTCTGCGAGTACGTGCTGCGTATTCCGAAGACGGAAGAGTTCCTTTCACCACTGTTGACGGTCGTCCCGCTACAGCTTCTGAGTTACCATATCGCTGTCATGCGCGGATGCCACGTTGATCAGCCCCGCAACCTCGCAAAGAGCGTCACGGTAGAGTAG
- the lptB gene encoding LPS export ABC transporter ATP-binding protein yields the protein MVLSAEHLTKRYKKRAVVKDVSLRVQQGEIVGLLGPNGAGKTTTFHMIVGMIRPNEGRIVLGGDDVTRLPMYKRARRGVGYLAQETSVFRELSVEDNLHAVLEFQPISAQERKARVEALIREFGLDRVRESKGYALSGGERRRTEIARALATRPQFFLLDEPFAGVDPIAVEDIQSIVAGLKERGIGVLITDHNVHETLAITDRAYLLYEGDILKAGTAEELAADPEVRKRYLGEKFTLDRY from the coding sequence ATCGTGTTGTCTGCCGAGCACCTGACCAAGCGCTACAAGAAACGTGCTGTGGTCAAAGACGTGAGCCTGCGCGTGCAACAGGGTGAGATTGTCGGGCTTTTGGGACCGAACGGTGCGGGGAAGACGACCACCTTCCACATGATCGTCGGCATGATTCGGCCGAATGAGGGTCGCATCGTTCTCGGCGGCGATGACGTGACGCGGCTACCCATGTACAAGCGCGCACGCCGCGGTGTGGGATACCTTGCGCAGGAGACCAGCGTCTTTCGTGAGTTGTCCGTTGAGGACAATCTGCATGCTGTGCTCGAGTTTCAGCCAATCAGTGCGCAGGAGCGAAAAGCTCGCGTCGAAGCTCTGATTCGTGAGTTTGGGTTGGACCGCGTTCGGGAGTCGAAAGGCTACGCATTGTCTGGCGGAGAGCGGCGCCGTACCGAGATTGCCCGTGCGCTGGCGACGCGTCCCCAATTTTTTCTCTTGGATGAGCCGTTCGCGGGCGTCGACCCGATTGCCGTGGAAGACATTCAGTCCATCGTCGCCGGACTCAAAGAGCGAGGAATTGGCGTGCTCATCACCGACCACAACGTCCACGAGACGCTGGCAATTACCGATCGTGCGTATCTGTTGTATGAAGGAGATATCCTAAAGGCCGGCACCGCCGAAGAGCTTGCAGCCGATCCAGAAGTCAGAAAGCGGTATCTCGGTGAGAAATTTACGCTGGACCGGTACTAG
- a CDS encoding OstA-like protein gives MADSVSVDTLDADSLAAGADSIMDTDSLPAAALDTVRDDRIQIDTTRRTEPSNDSLRRLTPQDTIPSGETAAGSDQRVRVRADSLSARDGEEGERLQELFGNVFVRQDSTILRSREAVRYLSKDEFLFRGDVVIFERGDTLRSTTVRYDRRSKVGRAFGRVHLSDGDVDVYSTRAIYYSDEKRSVFPDSVLLVDDDRTLRAESGVYYSEQERADFFGEVEVRDPDTYMEADTVVYYRDEERTEARGDVFIDRNPTSQALAERSAGYDSLEARAASDRPDASPDETEAEEPADAGEQTLLWGDQAVNDEQEKTSRVTGRAILLQVRVDSLGEPTDTLLVRSHRLNALRTDTLNRMVAIDSVRIWQQDLSATADSVVYDRFSASGDDDAENDAPSREETRLYRGPMAWFDGSQVSGDTIRVVAKNRSVDTVFVRSNAFASQEDSVSGKVQQLKGRLITAVFRRDSIRQIVAQPNALAIRFLTGSDGEANGAAKTSADRIVLRFAKGDVERVSVLGGTETTYYKQEIVPDPFQLDGFVWTPDRRPEKKDYVTDERVRRRLRPETNPESDSARVAAENAAPATSPSGRDGSRTSEQDSTAPRDTTSRRTSRDVEDIQRSPSSPSDSTTVYVPHE, from the coding sequence ATGGCAGACTCAGTGTCCGTCGACACGCTCGATGCGGACTCTCTGGCAGCGGGTGCCGATTCGATCATGGATACGGACTCGCTTCCGGCTGCAGCGTTAGATACCGTCCGCGACGACCGAATTCAAATTGACACGACACGTCGGACCGAGCCCTCCAACGACTCGCTTCGGCGTCTGACACCGCAAGACACCATCCCCTCCGGGGAAACGGCCGCGGGAAGTGATCAGAGGGTTCGCGTTCGTGCGGATTCGTTGTCCGCTCGTGATGGTGAAGAAGGGGAGCGCCTCCAGGAGCTCTTCGGAAATGTTTTCGTCCGGCAGGACAGCACGATTCTCCGGTCCCGCGAAGCCGTCCGGTACCTGTCGAAGGATGAGTTTCTGTTCCGCGGCGACGTGGTGATTTTTGAACGAGGAGACACGCTTCGGTCGACCACCGTCCGGTATGACCGACGCTCGAAAGTGGGGCGCGCTTTCGGCCGTGTTCACCTCTCCGACGGTGATGTCGATGTGTACTCGACACGTGCAATTTATTATTCCGACGAGAAGCGATCCGTCTTCCCAGACTCCGTTCTGCTCGTGGATGACGACCGGACACTCCGCGCCGAGTCCGGCGTCTACTACTCGGAGCAAGAGCGGGCCGACTTTTTTGGTGAGGTGGAAGTCCGCGACCCGGATACGTACATGGAGGCGGACACTGTGGTCTACTACCGGGACGAGGAGCGAACGGAGGCACGGGGCGACGTCTTTATCGACCGCAACCCGACGTCGCAGGCACTTGCAGAGCGAAGCGCCGGGTACGATTCGCTAGAAGCGCGGGCCGCGTCGGATCGTCCGGACGCTTCTCCTGATGAAACGGAGGCAGAGGAGCCCGCCGACGCAGGGGAGCAAACGCTGCTCTGGGGCGATCAGGCTGTGAACGACGAGCAGGAGAAAACCAGTCGTGTTACCGGTCGAGCGATCCTCCTACAGGTTCGAGTAGATAGTCTCGGAGAGCCCACTGACACGCTGCTCGTTCGGTCGCATCGACTCAATGCGCTACGGACGGATACGCTGAACCGAATGGTCGCGATTGATTCCGTTCGTATCTGGCAGCAGGACCTCTCCGCCACAGCCGATTCGGTCGTCTACGATCGCTTTTCTGCAAGCGGAGACGATGACGCAGAAAATGATGCGCCGTCGCGGGAAGAGACGCGGCTGTATCGCGGACCAATGGCCTGGTTCGATGGCTCGCAAGTATCAGGAGATACGATCCGCGTTGTGGCGAAGAACCGGTCGGTCGATACGGTCTTTGTCCGCTCAAATGCGTTCGCCTCCCAGGAAGACAGCGTGAGCGGAAAGGTGCAGCAGCTCAAAGGGCGATTGATCACGGCGGTCTTTCGGCGGGACTCCATCCGGCAGATTGTCGCCCAGCCCAACGCCCTAGCGATTCGGTTCTTGACCGGAAGTGACGGGGAGGCGAACGGGGCAGCGAAGACGAGTGCCGATCGCATCGTCCTGCGTTTTGCGAAAGGTGATGTCGAACGTGTTAGCGTGTTGGGGGGCACGGAAACCACATATTACAAGCAGGAAATCGTGCCGGACCCTTTTCAGTTGGATGGGTTCGTCTGGACGCCTGACCGGCGACCAGAAAAGAAAGACTACGTTACGGATGAACGAGTACGTCGTCGACTTCGCCCGGAGACGAACCCGGAGTCAGATTCGGCACGCGTTGCTGCAGAGAACGCAGCGCCCGCGACATCCCCGTCGGGGCGGGACGGATCCAGGACGTCCGAGCAGGATTCAACCGCTCCCAGGGACACGACCTCACGCCGCACGTCCCGCGACGTTGAGGACATACAGCGGTCCCCGTCTTCCCCTTCTGATAGTACGACCGTGTACGTTCCGCATGAGTGA
- the lptC gene encoding LPS export ABC transporter periplasmic protein LptC gives MAVALLVGICLLGCERRERDVSAAMAADSTENAPTQVSWSVHFGLQEEGLRRAHFVADRMAHYETDDSTYIELSMIADSSTAERSASDSLDRPSALGDSVTASRGRRDSLTGIQGGPIPHDRVIAYVFEEGDSSAVITAERMLYFADESRFEAFGDVMVHTVDNKRLSSEHLTWNQNSRKIRTRRFVRIITPTEDVQGNGLVADEDLDTYQIGRFTADVDVEESPDPDSVSGGGRER, from the coding sequence GTGGCTGTTGCTCTTCTGGTCGGGATTTGCCTGCTGGGCTGTGAACGACGCGAGCGCGACGTATCGGCAGCCATGGCGGCGGACTCCACGGAGAATGCCCCGACGCAGGTCAGTTGGTCTGTCCATTTCGGCCTACAGGAAGAAGGGCTGCGTCGCGCTCACTTTGTTGCCGATCGCATGGCGCACTACGAGACTGACGACAGTACGTACATCGAGCTCTCGATGATAGCCGATTCGTCGACGGCAGAACGGTCGGCGTCGGATTCCCTCGACCGCCCTTCCGCGCTCGGGGATTCCGTCACGGCTTCGAGAGGACGACGAGATTCGCTCACGGGAATTCAGGGAGGGCCGATTCCTCACGACCGCGTTATTGCCTACGTCTTCGAAGAGGGGGATTCGTCAGCCGTCATCACTGCAGAACGGATGCTGTATTTCGCCGATGAGAGCCGCTTCGAGGCGTTTGGTGACGTGATGGTGCACACGGTGGACAACAAACGCCTTTCGAGCGAACACTTGACGTGGAATCAAAACTCACGTAAGATCCGAACTCGACGGTTCGTTCGAATCATCACGCCGACCGAGGATGTGCAGGGCAATGGCCTCGTGGCCGACGAGGATCTTGACACCTACCAGATCGGGCGCTTCACGGCGGATGTGGATGTAGAAGAGTCTCCAGATCCCGATTCCGTTTCGGGTGGCGGGAGGGAACGATAA
- a CDS encoding STAS domain-containing protein: protein MSFTVESLSPQTVVIRMGEALDFRNADEFKSTFQSEIDDGSVNFILDFSDTAVLDSTGLGSIFSLYRQISPDDGQVAFADVSRPVQVVVQLTRTYKVFRQFPTVDAAHDALA, encoded by the coding sequence ATGAGTTTTACGGTAGAATCTTTATCTCCACAGACGGTCGTCATCCGTATGGGTGAAGCCCTCGACTTCCGGAACGCCGACGAATTCAAGTCGACGTTTCAGTCCGAAATCGACGACGGCTCCGTGAATTTCATTCTGGACTTTTCTGACACGGCTGTGCTCGACAGCACCGGTCTAGGGTCGATCTTTTCGCTGTACCGGCAGATTTCGCCGGATGACGGTCAAGTCGCATTCGCGGATGTGTCGAGGCCCGTCCAAGTCGTCGTGCAGCTCACCCGCACGTACAAAGTATTTCGCCAGTTTCCAACGGTCGACGCCGCGCATGACGCGTTGGCCTAG